From one Rhopalosiphum padi isolate XX-2018 chromosome 2, ASM2088224v1, whole genome shotgun sequence genomic stretch:
- the LOC132919987 gene encoding acetylcholinesterase-like isoform X2 yields MDQWLLWFGYLVASTYGLSLRHARHQSVGTPTAEEILEPQILIEDTDHVFRQRASDMFAQEPEYTEKRNLNHRRSGNQDTDFASSGETYSAYTSDDPLIIHTNKGKIRGITQTATTGKLVDAWLGIPYAKKPIGDLRFRHPRPIDRWDTTSPETILNCTTPPNTCVQIFDTLFGDFPGATMWNPNSPVSEDCLYINVVVPKPRPQNAAVMVWIFGGGFYSGSATLDIYDPKILVSEENVILVSMQYRVASLGFLYFDTEDVPGNAGLFDQLMALQWVHENIKLFGGNPNNVTLFGESAGAVSVSLHLLSPLSRNLFNQAIMESGSSTAPWAILSREESFSRGLKLAKAMGCPDDRNAIHKTVECLRKANSSMMVEKEWDHVAICFFPFVPVVDGAFLDDHPQKSLSTNNFKKTNILMGSNSEEGYYSIFYYLTELFKKEENVMVSRENFVKAIGQLNPNADAAVKSAIEFEYTDWFSPNDPEKNRNALDKMVGDYQFTCNVNEFAHKYALTGNNVYMYYFKHRSLNNPWPKWTGVMHGDEISYVFGDPLNPNKRYEIEEIELSKKMMRYWTNFAKTGNPSKTLEGSWVTPKWPVHTAYGKEFLTLDTNNTSIGVGPRLEQCAFWKNYVPDLTAISKSMKSDKNCTTISGGTKTNVIELSVWTIVMTTAVLML; encoded by the exons atggaCCAGTGGTTGTTATGGTTTGGCTACTTAGTAGCTTCTACTTATGGACTTTCATTACGCCACGCTAGGCATCAAAGCGTCGGGACACCAACGGCCGAAGAAATACTGGAACCACAGATCCTAATTGAAGACACCGATCATGTATTCAGACAACGCGCATCAGATATGTTTGCCCAAGAGCCAGAATACACGGAGAAGCGAAACCTTAATCATAGACGgag TGGAAACCAAGATACTGATTTTGCATCTTCCGGAGAAACATACAGTGCATATACATCGGACGATCCACTGATAATTCACACAAATAAGGGTAAGATCAGAGGCATCACACAGACAGCGACGACTGGAAAATTAGTTGATGCTTGGCTAGGAATACCATATGCAAAAAAACCAATAG GTGATCTTAGGTTTAGGCACCCTCGTCCAATTGACCGCTGGGACACAACAAGTCCAGAGACGATTCTTAACTGTACTACTCCACCAAACACATGCGTTCAAATATTTGACACGTTATTTGGTGATTTTCCCGGTGCTACAATGTGGAATCCAAATTCCCCGGTATCCGAAGATTGCCTCTATATCAACGTAGTAGTGCCAAAGCCTAGACCACAAAATGCAGCGGTAATGGTGTGGATTTTCGGTGGAGGCTTTTACTCTGGGTCTGCTACTTTGGATATTTACGATCCCAAAATACTCGTGTCGGAAGAAAATGTGATTTTGGTATCCATGCAGTATAGGGTCGCGTCATTAGGATTTTTATACTTTGACACTGAAGACGTTCCAGGAAACGCTGGACTTTTCGATCAGCTAATGGCTTTGCAGTGGGTACACgagaacattaaattatttggtgGCAATCCGAACAACGTGACACTTTTCGGTGAGTCGGCCGGCGCCGTTTCAGTTTCACTGCACTTATTGTCTCCATTGAGTAGAAACCTTTTTAACCAAGCCATCATGGAATCAGGATCCTCGACAGCACCTTGGGCAATTTTGTCACGGGAAGAAAGTTTTAGTAGAGGACTTAAGCTGGCAAAGGCAATGGGCTGTCCAGATGACAGAAACGCCATACATAAAACAGTTGAGTGCTTAAGAAAAGCGAACAGTTCAATGATGGTCGAAAAAGAATGGGACCACGTGGCTATATGTTTTTTCCCGTTCGTGCCGGTAGTCGATGGTGCATTTTTAGACGATCATCCTCAAAAGTCTTTATCAacgaacaattttaaaaaaacgaatATACTCATGGGCAGTAACTCTGAAGAaggttattattcaatattttattatttgacggAGCTTTTCAAAAAGGAGGAAAACGTGATGGTATCTCGTGAAAATTTTGTTAAAGCTATTGGACAACTTAATCCGAATGCAGATGCGGCAGTTAAATCGGCTATAGAGTTTGAGTACACGGATTGGTTTAGCCCGAATGACCCAGAAAAAAATCGAAACGCTCTGGACAAAATGGTCGGTGACTATCAGTTTACATGTAACGTCAATGAATTCGCTCATAAATATGCACTTACCGGAAAcaatgtatacatgtattacTTTAAACATCGTTCTTTAAACAATCCATGGCCAAAATGGACGGGTGTGATGCATGGTGATGAAATCAGTTATGTGTTTGGAGATCCATTAAATCCAAATAAACGCTACGAAATTGAAGAAATCGAACTTAGCAAGAAAATGATGAGATACTGGACAAATTTTGCCAAAACAGG aaatccaAGCAAAACACTTGAAGGGTCTTGGGTCACGCCCAAGTGGCCTGTACACACGGCGTATGGAAAAGAGTTTCTAACATTAGATACAAATAACACTTCTATCGGCGTTGGGCCAAGACTAGAACAATGTGCTTTTTGGAAAAACTACGTTCCTGATCTTACGGCCATTTCAA agaGTATGAAGTCTGACAAAAACTGTACAACCATAAGTGGAGGGACCAAAACTAACGTGATCGAGTTATCGGTTTGGACGATTGTGATGACAACTGCCGTTTTGATGTTATGA
- the LOC132919987 gene encoding acetylcholinesterase-like isoform X1, which yields MDQWLLWFGYLVASTYGLSLRHARHQSVGTPTAEEILEPQILIEDTDHVFRQRASDMFAQEPEYTEKRNLNHRRRSEFSGNQDTDFASSGETYSAYTSDDPLIIHTNKGKIRGITQTATTGKLVDAWLGIPYAKKPIGDLRFRHPRPIDRWDTTSPETILNCTTPPNTCVQIFDTLFGDFPGATMWNPNSPVSEDCLYINVVVPKPRPQNAAVMVWIFGGGFYSGSATLDIYDPKILVSEENVILVSMQYRVASLGFLYFDTEDVPGNAGLFDQLMALQWVHENIKLFGGNPNNVTLFGESAGAVSVSLHLLSPLSRNLFNQAIMESGSSTAPWAILSREESFSRGLKLAKAMGCPDDRNAIHKTVECLRKANSSMMVEKEWDHVAICFFPFVPVVDGAFLDDHPQKSLSTNNFKKTNILMGSNSEEGYYSIFYYLTELFKKEENVMVSRENFVKAIGQLNPNADAAVKSAIEFEYTDWFSPNDPEKNRNALDKMVGDYQFTCNVNEFAHKYALTGNNVYMYYFKHRSLNNPWPKWTGVMHGDEISYVFGDPLNPNKRYEIEEIELSKKMMRYWTNFAKTGNPSKTLEGSWVTPKWPVHTAYGKEFLTLDTNNTSIGVGPRLEQCAFWKNYVPDLTAISKSMKSDKNCTTISGGTKTNVIELSVWTIVMTTAVLML from the exons atggaCCAGTGGTTGTTATGGTTTGGCTACTTAGTAGCTTCTACTTATGGACTTTCATTACGCCACGCTAGGCATCAAAGCGTCGGGACACCAACGGCCGAAGAAATACTGGAACCACAGATCCTAATTGAAGACACCGATCATGTATTCAGACAACGCGCATCAGATATGTTTGCCCAAGAGCCAGAATACACGGAGAAGCGAAACCTTAATCATAGACGgag ATCCGAATTTAGTGGAAACCAAGATACTGATTTTGCATCTTCCGGAGAAACATACAGTGCATATACATCGGACGATCCACTGATAATTCACACAAATAAGGGTAAGATCAGAGGCATCACACAGACAGCGACGACTGGAAAATTAGTTGATGCTTGGCTAGGAATACCATATGCAAAAAAACCAATAG GTGATCTTAGGTTTAGGCACCCTCGTCCAATTGACCGCTGGGACACAACAAGTCCAGAGACGATTCTTAACTGTACTACTCCACCAAACACATGCGTTCAAATATTTGACACGTTATTTGGTGATTTTCCCGGTGCTACAATGTGGAATCCAAATTCCCCGGTATCCGAAGATTGCCTCTATATCAACGTAGTAGTGCCAAAGCCTAGACCACAAAATGCAGCGGTAATGGTGTGGATTTTCGGTGGAGGCTTTTACTCTGGGTCTGCTACTTTGGATATTTACGATCCCAAAATACTCGTGTCGGAAGAAAATGTGATTTTGGTATCCATGCAGTATAGGGTCGCGTCATTAGGATTTTTATACTTTGACACTGAAGACGTTCCAGGAAACGCTGGACTTTTCGATCAGCTAATGGCTTTGCAGTGGGTACACgagaacattaaattatttggtgGCAATCCGAACAACGTGACACTTTTCGGTGAGTCGGCCGGCGCCGTTTCAGTTTCACTGCACTTATTGTCTCCATTGAGTAGAAACCTTTTTAACCAAGCCATCATGGAATCAGGATCCTCGACAGCACCTTGGGCAATTTTGTCACGGGAAGAAAGTTTTAGTAGAGGACTTAAGCTGGCAAAGGCAATGGGCTGTCCAGATGACAGAAACGCCATACATAAAACAGTTGAGTGCTTAAGAAAAGCGAACAGTTCAATGATGGTCGAAAAAGAATGGGACCACGTGGCTATATGTTTTTTCCCGTTCGTGCCGGTAGTCGATGGTGCATTTTTAGACGATCATCCTCAAAAGTCTTTATCAacgaacaattttaaaaaaacgaatATACTCATGGGCAGTAACTCTGAAGAaggttattattcaatattttattatttgacggAGCTTTTCAAAAAGGAGGAAAACGTGATGGTATCTCGTGAAAATTTTGTTAAAGCTATTGGACAACTTAATCCGAATGCAGATGCGGCAGTTAAATCGGCTATAGAGTTTGAGTACACGGATTGGTTTAGCCCGAATGACCCAGAAAAAAATCGAAACGCTCTGGACAAAATGGTCGGTGACTATCAGTTTACATGTAACGTCAATGAATTCGCTCATAAATATGCACTTACCGGAAAcaatgtatacatgtattacTTTAAACATCGTTCTTTAAACAATCCATGGCCAAAATGGACGGGTGTGATGCATGGTGATGAAATCAGTTATGTGTTTGGAGATCCATTAAATCCAAATAAACGCTACGAAATTGAAGAAATCGAACTTAGCAAGAAAATGATGAGATACTGGACAAATTTTGCCAAAACAGG aaatccaAGCAAAACACTTGAAGGGTCTTGGGTCACGCCCAAGTGGCCTGTACACACGGCGTATGGAAAAGAGTTTCTAACATTAGATACAAATAACACTTCTATCGGCGTTGGGCCAAGACTAGAACAATGTGCTTTTTGGAAAAACTACGTTCCTGATCTTACGGCCATTTCAA agaGTATGAAGTCTGACAAAAACTGTACAACCATAAGTGGAGGGACCAAAACTAACGTGATCGAGTTATCGGTTTGGACGATTGTGATGACAACTGCCGTTTTGATGTTATGA